The following nucleotide sequence is from Aedes aegypti strain LVP_AGWG chromosome 3, AaegL5.0 Primary Assembly, whole genome shotgun sequence.
ttgcgaaaattgcgtttacattatgcgtaaatttgtcaacttttcgaaacaatgatttcaatgggtaaggatgacactaccgaagattcatgtctcacatatgttctgcaaacgatatgagcaaggaaaatgaggttcttactaaaaatggtattgccgaaaacgattccgttgtcaaaactttcatagacatgctcaattaggcaacataaacgaattactgtaaagaatatagaattcccttagtaCATTggctacctttaggcgtattccgtgattcgaagtgtttttaattttaaaataactcgaaaagtagtgtttgatcttcaAAAAGTgtttgaccttcatattcggctttggggccatgatttaagtaagtaacgatattttcaatattaccgtacattgtttacataggtgatcaatgttaccctttatcagctaaatcaaaaaataacttaaaacatttttttaaacatgcttaaatctttcaaaaaacaaaatgcagtatatagtcacgagctatgggtggcagtacttgttttaaaaatataaaatttgaaacatttgcattttcaaacgaaatatttaagaaatataaaaaaaaaaaatgatcaatgctactccggattacggtacttactTTCGTTCAAAGGTCGCCAAAGTTATATCACAGACAAAAAGACATAACACTCAAATTATTTTCATCACTcagcagaatagcgcccaattcAATATTTGGTAGTTGTCCGACGGGCCAGTCGTGGCGCTCGGATCGCTTTTgctcgagtttgacgtttgctcactaccgccatctagttcgcggttggccaaatgaaatatttttagcattgggcgaaAATAATCACGTGCCTATGTTTTAatttgataattgttctagcggttacgtctgtttctctataattgtataaaacactggttttaacaatgtttatatgaaattaaAAGATTAATCTATCTGATATTTTAGTTATCTAATCCAGCAAGCATGGAAAACAGGACTTCAACTTCCATGTAGGATAGGATTCGGTTTGAATAGCACGACTTCGatcaaatcgttttttttttcaacatagtATGAAATAGTAAATTCtgaattttcaacagccaatatctcaagaACTTGACGTGCTATAATATTGAAAAGAAAGACTGATGGTTCTGCAACGTTAAATTAACGAATTGAGGTTTTATGATACTTTAGATGAAAAATTATTCCGCAATGTAATGCTTAAGTCGACATTTTACTGTACATGGTTGCAGATGAATACAGAAGCTGTAACACTACAGGTAGGTTATACGTAATGTGAatgaaaaactatcaaaatggcAACTTACCCAGATCATGATGCACGAAGTGATGCTGATAATGGTATCGCTTCATATGATACAAGTGACCACCATTCGGGCTTCCGTAGTGAATGTAGTAGTGAATCATGTCGTACGCGAGGTATCCTATTTTGATTAAATGATTAGATAGGTCTATCAAACCAAAAATGAACTTAAATTTGTCCGCTCACGTACCAATCAATCCACCGGCCAGCATCAGCTGTGGGTAGGGAAGCAGTAATCGCACCGGTTGGTAGAAGAATGTGGCCAGCAGCACTGCTGGAACCGGTGGGAATACCAATCGATACGGATCGAACGGCACTTTGTGATGAAGTCCATGCAGCAAAAAATGGAACACGTGCAGGAATCGATTATTCTTCGGGTCCAGATGGAACACCCATCGGTGCAGGGAATACTCTAGCAGGGTCCAAATCAGCACTCCGAAACATAGACAACCGAGAATGATCGGCGAGAGATGGTCTCCGAGGGTCAGTTCATCGGGTCGTTTGGACAGGTTGTATTTTACGCCCAGGTGAATGATGTAGCCGATGGCTGGGATCCAAAATGCGGGCACTAACCACCAGGGGGTTTTGGTGAGGTTCTCCAGTAAAGCTGGTCCAAAAAGGCGCAATTCTCGGTCAACCGGTTTATTGACCCAGTCCACGTAGTGTTTGCCGAGCGTTGGTATCTGAACCAGCATGGGTTTGTTCCAATTCACGAGGTGCTGTATAGGGGATAAACATTTTGGAACGGTATAGTAGGCAAATAATTTAGGAAAGTCGTTAGATGTGGGCAGGTGATTCAGCCTAACGAAACCATACGTTTagacaaataattgaaaaggaCGGAACAATAACTGCAATCCAAGATTAATTATGTTTATCTCCTAGCACATTATAATTAAAGCTGTCATTGAAGGATGGGAAATATTTGACTAACAACGGCtaaaagtctcgataataaagataataataataatatttgacTTAGAATGCAATGgtggaaaatgaaaaaaaagattaatcagaaaaaagctctcagttataaTAAATATAGAACTTCTTCTTTTTTcggggatgaaccagcctcgggctaAATTTCCCCATAATAAAGAGCCAATTAATTaataaacttcttcttcttcttcctaaatAGCCcagggaagtggttcacctagagtgaatttatagtAGAAAAAAGTAGAAGTAGAAAAAaggtagattttgtatgaaaattgacaggaaaatgaatgacatgttcatccacttctcctggcctatggtatagtactgaattggggttttcatttattcagAGCTATTCCacaaaacagctcgaagattgaCTGCCATTACAAAGGTTGAACCGCCCTTTTCACACGTTAGTTAAGAAATAATGTGTCACCTTGCGTAATTCACTTTTTAGATTCCGTTATCTATTTGCATAACCAAACCGACCGGTGACTTTGTGATAAGATAAGCCTAGTTTGACTAACGGCTGTATTGATTGATTGAGGAAGAGAGGACACATACGGTGATTTTATTATGTTCATGACGTATGCCCATAATCATAGACAATCAGACGTAACGCAATACTCTGATAATTTCCGATCGATACGCTTTTAATCATTTGAACGACATTTAGTTAACCCAGTGTTAAATTATTTTAGAGATGACGATTTCAATCGTATTCGTTTGAGTTATTATTATCAGAGATAAAATTTGCGGCTTTCATGTTCTATTACTCAATTGTAGAAGAACAAATATAGGTCTCAGTTCTAAGAATAGACAAATATTCATCATCAGATCTAGTACGaccattttattaaaaatttgatgaCGATTTTACTTTTCTCCCATATACTTTTTTATTGACTTTTTGTAGATAAACACCAAGCATAAATCACGCATGTTCTAGAATTAGAGTGAATGCAacataatcgatttctcttaatTGATCCCCCTTTtgcgaataaaggtgacaagatgcaagtttctTAGCACTTTTTCACTTGAGGACGCTAgtcagcgatgcaatcttgcatcATGAGGTGGAAACATGCCAACAAACTTACATATTGTCAGCttcattcacagaagagaggatcgataaagagaaatcgatcatgttactGTGGCCctaattctagcacacgcttgattgaATGAGCGTAGTTTATTAAGTAAATATACATAAAACTAGtgccccagatagccgtagcggtaaacgtgcagctattcagcaagaccaagctgagggtcgtgggttcgaatcccaccggtcgaggatcttttcgggttggaaattttctcgacttcccagggcatagagtatcttcgtacctgccacacgatatacacatgcaaaaatggtcattggcatagtaagctctcagttaataactgtggaagtgctcataagaaaactaagctcagaagcaggctctgtcccagtggggacgtaacgccacctCCGAAGAGGACCGTCTGTCGAGTTATGTTTGCCCGGCAAGAAACCCAACCTCAGGGCGGGTTTGTTTTATAAGAGTCCAAATGGCAATTTAGGGAACGATACAGAAAACTCAAAGGTATAGTGGATCGAGATTTGTCAGTTATAGAGGTCGCCTTAAGCGATTCTCAAAAAATAGTTGATGCTGACCGTCATTCTACCGACACAAAAAGACACCACTCACGAGTATCATCACTGGAAGAACTCACTAATTCAAATTTCCCTGTCCGCTTCAGACACGTGAGTGGAGAGACTGATTTCCCAGGCAGTCTACCCTggcgtacaaaaaaaaaaaacagaaaaaaacaggtagaacgacgcgaaacgtgagaaatctcgaagaccaaaaaaaaaaactgttacagggaaagcactaacatattacaaaattacatttggttgtgaacagcaaaaacatttagaaatttattcaaatttgataacctaggttTTTATTCATAATTGTGTGTTCCTTTCTTCTTCATTCTTCTTCCTACTTTCCCTAATGTGTGTGCGGATTTCTAATCTGATTCTATCGACATTTAtcgatcatcttcttctttccgaGCTCGGTTAGTTTGGTTTGGCTTGTACTCACGGACCCTTTTAGATGCTGCGATGAATGCCGCCGGCAAAGCAGAAGAGCCGGACGAAGAATGCGACGGCAAAGCAGGATTCCGGATTTAGCGCATATCGACGATGGTGGTATTGCGACTACCACCCCAAATACAGCAACGAACTGCGACTTTTTGGAATTACTAAATGAAGAAGCGTCGCACGCCGGAAATTACATGTGTCGTTGACGGATGACGCAGTTGACGACGGTGGGGATCGTCGGGGGCTTCACACGTGGCCTGTCCACGCTAATAGAAATTGGTGATGGCCGTTCTGTTGGAACGGTTTGTTCCCTTCCGGCTTTCCCCTCAAACCGGGACTTTTGAGCGCTGAAGCGTGGGGTCGAGAGCAGCATTTAGCGCGTAGATGCGGTGTGCCGAGCTTGGGCCGTAGATCGCTAGACTTCGATCCTAAATAAAAAGCCGTCGAACGGCTTTTCAAACGACGATCCTTATCAACTACGAATGAGAACCAATAGAAGCGCTATCTCTTTCGCTACCATTCCATCTGAATGACCTGTATCGTTACGTCTATTTTTGGACTCTATTTATAACGATCGTTAACGTTCGGGCTTGAACTTTGAACCTTAGGCTTATTCGTGTTTCGTGGTGTAGTGTGTAAGGCGACAGGGACTTTTATTTGATATAGTATTCGTAGAAGgcgacttgtatgcaagttttgtatgcggttttggaaaagtgcatttcattttgaacgatgatattgaatatcgcatatatttaagtgaactattgaatttgttaattttgacattgaaataatatatgattaaatgaaaaataaattaacacgaataataaattaacattgaagaacatgaaaaaaaaacaatataatcatataacaatttatgtacatctatatttatattgaataaatctttaaataatatttacaaaaaagtgcCCATGCTACAATGGTcgaaaattgataaaatatttaaggtcgatatttttcataaattctgtGCGAAATAGCCTAGAACCGTATTTTTTTGGACTTGGTTTGTACAGTctactctcccttactcgatattgaagggaccatcgaggtagccatgaaaacgaacttttactatggttctctaactcgat
It contains:
- the LOC5579114 gene encoding dihydroceramide fatty acyl 2-hydroxylase FAH2 — encoded protein: MTKGDPLLVRYKDSVYDLSDFAHKHPGGLNTLKGLHQQDMQERFEKAPGHSEAAKYLMKEYKICDKNNNAIDGKSNGLKHGANGTKHANGVIPQTTDDSMEHLVNWNKPMLVQIPTLGKHYVDWVNKPVDRELRLFGPALLENLTKTPWWLVPAFWIPAIGYIIHLGVKYNLSKRPDELTLGDHLSPIILGCLCFGVLIWTLLEYSLHRWVFHLDPKNNRFLHVFHFLLHGLHHKVPFDPYRLVFPPVPAVLLATFFYQPVRLLLPYPQLMLAGGLIGYLAYDMIHYYIHYGSPNGGHLYHMKRYHYQHHFVHHDLGFGISSTMWDKIFGTPILLRKLKYLLKW